A genomic window from Terrisporobacter glycolicus ATCC 14880 = DSM 1288 includes:
- the rnmV gene encoding ribonuclease M5 has product MIKEIIVVEGRDDVTAVKRALDCELITTGGFGFPKGVMERIKAAQERRGVIIFTDPDFAGEKIRKKIAAEVPGCKHAFLPREEAKKDGDIGIENASPENILKALNKVRTESIEKRTEFSQVDLVTNGLIGNEDASYRRDTVGQILGIGYGNAKQFLNRLNNYGVSREEFNKAIESL; this is encoded by the coding sequence ATGATAAAAGAAATAATAGTAGTTGAAGGAAGAGACGACGTTACAGCTGTAAAAAGAGCGTTAGACTGTGAACTAATAACTACTGGAGGATTTGGATTCCCTAAAGGAGTTATGGAAAGGATTAAAGCAGCCCAAGAAAGAAGAGGTGTTATAATTTTTACTGATCCAGATTTTGCAGGAGAAAAAATTAGAAAAAAAATAGCAGCAGAAGTACCAGGATGCAAGCATGCTTTTTTACCAAGAGAAGAAGCCAAAAAAGATGGAGATATAGGAATAGAAAATGCATCTCCGGAAAATATACTAAAAGCGTTAAATAAGGTTAGAACTGAAAGCATAGAAAAAAGAACTGAATTTTCACAAGTAGATTTAGTAACAAACGGACTTATAGGTAATGAAGATGCCTCTTATAGAAGAGACACTGTAGGCCAGATACTGGGAATTGGATACGGAAATGCAAAGCAATTCTTAAATAGATTAAATAACTACGGAGTTTCAAGAGAAGAATTTAATAAAGCAATAGAAAGTTTATAA